From a region of the Onychomys torridus unplaced genomic scaffold, mOncTor1.1, whole genome shotgun sequence genome:
- the Psors1c2 gene encoding psoriasis susceptibility 1 candidate gene 2 protein yields MMLNWKLLGLLVLCLCAGGISGSEDPSPRPTEAQEEEDSSALPLGPPIPGDPWPGVPPLFDEPPPPGPNRPWRDLPDAGVWPPEPPSTNPPQPPLPDDPWPAGTQPPENPWPPAPEMDHGSQEEPDLDPPQEEYR; encoded by the exons ATGATGCTCAACTGGAAGCTGCTGGGGCTCCTGGTCCTTTGCCTGTGTGCTGGAG GCATCTCAGGCAGTGAGGACCCCTCTCCCAGACCCACAGAAGCCCAAGAAGAGGAGGACTCCTCAGCATTGCCCCTGGGCCCCCCAATCCCTGGGGACCCCTGGCCAGGGGTACCTCCTCTGTTTGATGAACCTCCACCCCCAGGCCCCAACCGGCCCTGGAGAGATCTACCTGATGCTGGTGTCTGGCCCCCAGAACCCCCTAGCACCAATCCCCCTCAACCTCCTCTGCCTGATGACCCCTGGCCAGCAGGAACCCAGCCCCCAGAAAACCCCTGGCCACCTGCCCCTGAGATGGACCATGGATCTCAGGAGGAGCCAGACCTTGACCCACCCCAGGAAGAGTACAGATAG